From the Rhodanobacter soli genome, one window contains:
- a CDS encoding glutathione S-transferase family protein: MITIYGMRASGNCYKLQLLLDQLGRDYRWVDVDSAHGETRTPDYLAKNPNGKVPLLELDDGRRLAESDAILCYLAEGTPLLPDDRWLRAQTLQWLFFEQYSHEPCIAVARFIRGWLPVDHPRQAEVPALLQKGAQVLTVMEQHLAGREWFVGDSYGIADIALYAYTHCAGDGGFDLSVFPNIRAWLHRVQAQPGHSPMHS; the protein is encoded by the coding sequence ATGATCACGATCTACGGCATGCGTGCCTCCGGCAACTGCTACAAGCTGCAACTGCTGCTGGACCAGTTGGGTCGCGACTACCGCTGGGTCGACGTGGACAGCGCGCATGGCGAGACACGCACGCCGGATTACCTGGCGAAGAACCCGAACGGCAAGGTGCCGCTGCTGGAGCTGGACGACGGCCGCCGGCTGGCCGAATCCGACGCGATTCTCTGTTACCTCGCCGAAGGTACGCCGTTGCTGCCGGACGATCGCTGGCTGCGCGCGCAGACGCTGCAGTGGCTGTTCTTCGAGCAGTACAGCCACGAGCCGTGCATCGCGGTGGCGCGCTTCATCCGCGGCTGGCTGCCGGTCGATCATCCACGCCAGGCCGAGGTGCCCGCGCTGCTGCAGAAAGGCGCGCAGGTGCTGACGGTGATGGAGCAACACCTGGCCGGGCGCGAGTGGTTCGTGGGCGACAGCTATGGCATCGCCGACATCGCGCTGTACGCGTATACCCACTGCGCCGGCGACGGCGGGTTCGATCTGTCCGTGTTCCCGAACATCCGCGCCTGGCTCCATCGCGTACAGGCACAGCCGGGCCACAGCCCGATGCACTCCTGA
- a CDS encoding GNAT family N-acetyltransferase yields MDFDSLRIETDRLILRPPRAEDFDAYAEMMADAEAARFIGGRQVRAVAWRSFLASAGAWMIQGFSMFSVIERSSGRWIGRLGPWRPEGWPGTEIGWGLARGAWGKGYAREGCVAAIDWTFDQLGWSEMIHSIHPDNHASQALAQRLGSSCRGPGKLPAPYEDDPIEIWGQTREQWRRCRTPA; encoded by the coding sequence ATGGACTTCGATTCGCTGCGCATCGAAACCGATCGACTGATCCTGCGTCCGCCGCGGGCGGAGGATTTCGATGCCTATGCGGAGATGATGGCCGATGCCGAAGCCGCGCGGTTCATCGGCGGCCGGCAGGTGCGCGCGGTGGCCTGGCGCAGCTTTTTGGCTTCCGCGGGCGCCTGGATGATCCAGGGCTTCTCGATGTTCTCGGTGATCGAGAGAAGCAGCGGTCGCTGGATCGGCCGGCTCGGCCCCTGGCGTCCCGAGGGGTGGCCGGGTACCGAGATCGGCTGGGGTCTGGCACGCGGCGCCTGGGGCAAGGGCTATGCGCGGGAAGGCTGTGTTGCGGCGATCGACTGGACCTTCGACCAGTTGGGCTGGAGCGAGATGATCCATTCGATCCATCCCGACAACCACGCTTCGCAGGCGCTGGCGCAGCGACTCGGTTCGAGCTGCCGTGGTCCGGGCAAGCTGCCCGCACCGTACGAGGACGATCCGATCGAAATCTGGGGCCAGACCCGCGAGCAATGGCGCCGATGCCGCACGCCAGCATGA
- a CDS encoding acyl-CoA dehydrogenase family protein codes for MAVSLNPLDLYDVRSLLTDEERMVQDTVGRFVDERVLPIIGDCFDQARFPKELIPEIAALGLLGATIPETYGGAGMNGVSYGLICQELERGDSGLRSFASVQSSLCMYPIYAYGSEEQKKHYLPQMSAGEVIGCFGLTEPHGGSDPANMKTHAKKDGGDWVINGAKMWITNGNLAHIAIVWAQTEDGIQGFVVPTDTAGFKAQEIHKKMSLRASVTSALFFDNVRVPDSARLPNVKGLKGPLGCLTQARYGITWGPIGAAQACLKEVLDYTKERILFGRPLASNQAVQLKMADMARRITTAQLLSLQLGRLKDAGKMQPTQVSLAKWNNCRMAIDIARQCRDILGGAGITTEHGAIRHALNLESVITYEGTETVHELVVGRELTGINAF; via the coding sequence ATGGCTGTCAGTCTGAATCCGCTCGATCTGTACGATGTCCGTTCGCTGCTCACCGACGAGGAACGCATGGTGCAGGACACCGTCGGCCGCTTCGTCGACGAGCGCGTGCTGCCGATCATCGGCGACTGTTTCGACCAGGCGCGTTTCCCGAAGGAGCTGATCCCGGAGATCGCCGCGCTCGGCCTGCTCGGCGCCACGATTCCCGAGACCTATGGCGGCGCCGGCATGAACGGCGTGAGCTACGGCCTGATCTGCCAGGAGCTGGAGCGCGGCGACTCGGGCCTGCGCAGCTTCGCCTCGGTGCAGAGCTCGCTGTGCATGTACCCGATCTACGCCTACGGCAGCGAGGAGCAGAAGAAGCATTACCTGCCGCAGATGTCGGCCGGCGAGGTGATCGGCTGCTTCGGCCTGACCGAGCCGCACGGCGGCTCCGATCCGGCCAACATGAAGACGCATGCGAAGAAGGACGGCGGCGACTGGGTCATCAACGGCGCCAAGATGTGGATCACCAACGGCAACCTCGCGCACATCGCGATCGTGTGGGCGCAGACCGAGGACGGCATCCAGGGCTTCGTGGTGCCGACCGACACGGCCGGCTTCAAGGCGCAGGAAATCCACAAGAAGATGAGCCTGCGCGCTTCGGTCACCAGCGCGCTGTTCTTCGACAACGTGCGCGTGCCGGACAGCGCGCGGCTGCCGAACGTGAAGGGCCTGAAGGGCCCGCTGGGCTGCCTGACCCAGGCGCGCTACGGCATCACCTGGGGGCCGATCGGCGCGGCGCAGGCCTGCCTCAAGGAAGTGCTCGACTACACGAAGGAGCGCATCCTGTTCGGCCGCCCGCTCGCCTCCAACCAGGCGGTGCAGCTGAAGATGGCCGATATGGCCCGCCGCATCACCACCGCGCAGCTACTCTCGCTGCAGCTCGGCCGGCTGAAGGATGCGGGCAAGATGCAGCCGACCCAGGTCTCGCTGGCGAAGTGGAACAACTGCCGCATGGCGATCGACATTGCGCGCCAGTGTCGCGACATCCTCGGCGGCGCCGGCATCACCACCGAACACGGTGCGATCCGGCATGCGCTGAACCTGGAATCGGTGATCACCTATGAAGGCACCGAGACGGTGCACGAACTGGTTGTCGGCCGCGAGCTGACCGGCATCAACGCATTCTGA
- a CDS encoding DMT family transporter: MFKGVLLGFAAFAAYAISDAFVKSLRGSLPAYEAVFFGAVLGLSALPFIRKRDDRWRDVLVAQRQGLWLVRALASAVGSTAAVVAFTALPMAEAFALIFLLPIFVTILSVLVLGEHVGWRRWSAVVAGFIGVLVVLRPGFRALGVGHLAAIVCGLSGAVSMIALRLSGSHEKRVTLYGAGVVGSILLTGVLMLPAFVWPSLHQWLLLLGYGLLAALASVLLMLATQKAPANHVAPTQYSQMLWAVLLGYVLFHDRLDWPMAIGIAIILGAGLFTFVREEQVTQWWKRMRML; the protein is encoded by the coding sequence ATGTTCAAAGGTGTACTGCTCGGTTTCGCGGCATTTGCCGCCTACGCCATCAGCGACGCGTTCGTGAAATCGCTGCGCGGCTCGCTGCCGGCCTACGAGGCGGTATTCTTCGGCGCCGTGCTGGGCCTGAGCGCCCTGCCCTTCATCCGCAAGCGCGACGACCGCTGGCGCGATGTGCTGGTCGCGCAGCGCCAGGGGCTGTGGCTGGTGCGCGCGCTCGCCAGTGCGGTGGGCAGCACGGCGGCGGTGGTCGCCTTCACCGCGCTGCCGATGGCCGAGGCGTTCGCGTTGATCTTCCTGCTGCCGATCTTCGTCACCATCCTGTCGGTGCTGGTGCTCGGGGAGCACGTGGGCTGGCGCCGCTGGTCGGCGGTGGTGGCCGGTTTCATCGGCGTGCTGGTGGTGCTGCGGCCGGGCTTCCGGGCGCTTGGCGTCGGCCATCTGGCGGCGATCGTCTGCGGCCTTTCCGGCGCCGTCTCGATGATCGCCCTGCGCCTGTCCGGCTCGCACGAAAAGCGCGTCACCCTGTACGGCGCCGGCGTGGTCGGCTCGATCCTGCTCACCGGCGTGCTGATGCTGCCGGCCTTCGTCTGGCCGTCCCTGCACCAATGGCTGCTCCTGCTCGGCTACGGCCTGCTGGCCGCGCTCGCCTCGGTGCTGCTGATGCTGGCCACCCAGAAGGCGCCCGCCAACCACGTCGCGCCCACCCAGTACAGTCAGATGCTGTGGGCCGTCCTGCTCGGCTACGTGCTGTTCCACGACCGCCTGGACTGGCCGATGGCGATCGGCATCGCGATCATCCTCGGCGCCGGCCTGTTCACCTTCGTGCGCGAGGAGCAGGTCACGCAATGGTGGAAACGCATGCGCATGCTCTGA
- a CDS encoding alpha/beta hydrolase — protein MSALLALGLVSALSASTIHLPVAHDPGQQLALHCVTPAQANGQGVLFVHGASFPTMLAFGFEFAPGDSWMDFMARQGFLACGLDFVGFGASSRPVAMTHAAADAAPVTRAAEAAREIALAIDYLRKTRGMGRVHLVAHSWGTVPAATFAAKHSGALASLTLFGPVVPKPGEPADPVHEAWWTISAEARYQQLRFKHVLPPELTLLEPAVARRWASEFDASAPHVTGDPPGELRIPAGPAADIDAVASGGSYPYDPAAVRVPVFVVYGDYDTVTDDAGATAFLAKFSASPLTWRMRIGHGSHVMHLERNRHSLYRSVDAFIHAAQDMQP, from the coding sequence ATGTCGGCATTACTGGCACTCGGACTGGTCTCCGCCCTTTCCGCAAGCACCATCCACCTGCCCGTCGCGCACGACCCCGGGCAGCAGCTCGCGCTGCACTGCGTGACTCCGGCGCAGGCGAACGGCCAAGGTGTGCTGTTCGTGCACGGCGCCAGCTTCCCGACCATGCTGGCGTTCGGTTTCGAATTCGCGCCGGGGGATTCATGGATGGACTTCATGGCGCGGCAGGGTTTTCTCGCCTGTGGCCTGGACTTCGTCGGCTTTGGCGCATCCAGCCGCCCGGTGGCCATGACACACGCGGCCGCAGACGCCGCACCGGTGACCCGCGCCGCGGAAGCCGCGCGGGAAATCGCCTTGGCCATCGACTACCTGCGCAAGACGCGCGGGATGGGCCGCGTCCACTTGGTCGCGCATTCCTGGGGCACCGTTCCGGCCGCCACGTTCGCCGCGAAACATTCCGGCGCGCTGGCCTCGCTCACCCTGTTCGGCCCGGTCGTGCCGAAGCCGGGCGAGCCGGCCGACCCCGTGCACGAAGCGTGGTGGACGATCAGTGCCGAGGCACGCTATCAACAACTGCGCTTCAAGCATGTCCTGCCGCCGGAACTGACCCTGCTGGAACCGGCCGTCGCGCGACGCTGGGCCAGCGAATTCGACGCGTCGGCGCCGCACGTGACAGGCGACCCGCCGGGCGAGCTGCGCATTCCCGCCGGCCCCGCGGCGGACATCGACGCCGTGGCATCCGGCGGAAGCTATCCGTACGACCCGGCGGCCGTCAGGGTTCCGGTCTTCGTGGTGTACGGCGACTACGACACGGTGACGGACGACGCGGGCGCCACGGCGTTCCTGGCGAAGTTCAGCGCCAGCCCGCTCACGTGGCGCATGCGCATCGGCCACGGCAGCCACGTGATGCACCTGGAGCGCAACCGCCACTCCCTGTACCGGAGCGTGGACGCATTTATCCACGCGGCGCAGGACATGCAGCCATGA
- a CDS encoding antibiotic biosynthesis monooxygenase family protein: protein MIAVIFELVPAEGRGQDYLDIAADLRPLLDGIDGFLSIERFRSLSTPGKILSLSFWRDEEAVASWRRTEAHRIAQGQGRAGIFSDYRLRVACVDRDYGMREREQAPADSRAFHA, encoded by the coding sequence ATGATTGCGGTGATCTTCGAACTCGTGCCAGCCGAAGGACGCGGCCAGGACTACCTGGACATCGCCGCCGACCTGCGCCCGCTGCTCGATGGCATCGACGGTTTCCTCTCGATCGAGCGCTTCCGGAGCCTCTCGACCCCGGGGAAAATCCTCTCGCTGTCGTTCTGGCGCGACGAGGAAGCGGTGGCGAGCTGGCGCCGGACCGAAGCGCACCGCATCGCCCAGGGCCAGGGCCGCGCCGGCATCTTCAGCGACTATCGGCTGCGCGTGGCCTGCGTCGACCGCGACTACGGCATGCGTGAGCGCGAACAGGCACCCGCGGACAGCCGCGCGTTCCACGCCTGA
- a CDS encoding helix-turn-helix transcriptional regulator, which translates to MAKPTTRVLAVLDLLQSHGRMSGPELARRVGVDVRTLRRYIVMLEDLGIPLTTERGRHGAYMLVAGFRLPPMMFTNDEAVALSVGMVAARGLGLAEAAPAVESVQAKLARVMPDGLKRHVRAIADTVKVDLLPASGTPGSNAALITLTGAAQAQRRVSMGYDSAAGAHTEREFDPYGLAWRAGAWYAVGMCHLRHGLRSFRLDRVGEVRLLDRPFRRPSGFDALDQLQRSIATIPHAHAIEVLLHADLPTARKAFSLAFGLLEPVPGGVLLRTGADDLAWFARQLAGLPFGFEIHAPAALRTELARCATRLRELAHARRR; encoded by the coding sequence ATGGCGAAACCCACCACCCGCGTGCTGGCGGTGCTGGACCTGCTGCAGAGCCACGGCCGCATGAGCGGCCCCGAACTGGCGCGCCGGGTCGGCGTCGACGTGCGCACGCTGCGGCGCTACATCGTGATGCTGGAGGACCTCGGCATCCCGCTCACCACCGAGCGCGGCCGCCACGGTGCCTACATGCTGGTCGCCGGCTTCAGGCTGCCGCCGATGATGTTCACCAACGACGAGGCGGTGGCGCTGTCGGTGGGCATGGTGGCGGCGCGCGGACTGGGCCTGGCCGAGGCGGCGCCGGCGGTGGAAAGCGTGCAGGCGAAACTGGCGCGGGTCATGCCCGATGGCCTGAAGCGCCACGTGCGCGCGATCGCCGATACGGTCAAGGTCGATTTGCTGCCGGCTTCGGGCACGCCCGGCAGCAATGCCGCGTTGATCACGTTGACCGGTGCGGCGCAGGCGCAGCGGCGCGTGTCCATGGGCTACGACTCCGCCGCGGGCGCCCACACCGAGCGCGAGTTCGACCCGTACGGCCTGGCCTGGCGGGCGGGCGCCTGGTACGCGGTGGGCATGTGCCACTTGCGCCACGGCCTGCGTTCGTTCCGGCTGGACCGGGTCGGCGAGGTGCGCCTGCTCGATCGACCGTTCCGTCGGCCGTCCGGTTTCGACGCACTGGACCAGCTGCAGCGGAGCATCGCCACGATACCGCACGCCCACGCGATCGAGGTGCTGCTGCACGCGGATCTGCCGACGGCGCGCAAGGCGTTCTCGTTGGCGTTCGGCCTGCTCGAACCGGTGCCCGGCGGCGTCCTGCTGCGCACCGGCGCCGACGATCTGGCTTGGTTCGCGCGCCAGCTCGCCGGCCTGCCGTTCGGCTTCGAGATACACGCGCCGGCGGCGTTGCGCACCGAGCTCGCGCGCTGCGCCACGCGCCTGCGCGAACTGGCGCATGCGCGTCGACGCTGA
- a CDS encoding NIPSNAP family protein has protein sequence MMESVQHLKDYQVVEFRRYVTAGGELAHFVKYFDAYFPEAFEQLGAMVFGQFTERGRPNRFTWLRGFHDINARPIVNAAFYYGPLWKEHRIKVNAILPDSDNVMLLRPLHPEHGISVLPAVDPVTEERGAQGIVVAQIFAVKKGSEEDFAKQAEAAFDAYRIEGVHPAGVLVSLDVPNNFPQLPIRTDGPFLVWLGVVRDEATLDRRLAPILASAERSLVTGGLLRGAPERVVMDPTPRSRLRWLAGAGAGVSP, from the coding sequence ATGATGGAAAGCGTGCAGCACCTCAAGGACTACCAGGTCGTCGAATTCCGCCGCTACGTCACGGCCGGCGGCGAGCTGGCGCACTTCGTCAAATACTTCGACGCGTATTTCCCGGAAGCCTTCGAACAACTCGGCGCGATGGTGTTCGGCCAGTTCACCGAGCGCGGTCGCCCCAACCGCTTCACCTGGCTGCGCGGCTTCCACGACATCAATGCGCGCCCGATCGTCAACGCGGCGTTCTATTACGGGCCGCTGTGGAAGGAACACCGGATCAAGGTCAACGCGATCCTGCCGGACAGCGACAACGTGATGCTGCTGCGCCCGCTGCATCCGGAACACGGCATCAGCGTGCTGCCGGCGGTGGACCCGGTGACCGAGGAACGCGGCGCGCAGGGCATCGTGGTCGCGCAGATCTTCGCGGTGAAGAAAGGCAGCGAGGAGGACTTCGCGAAACAGGCCGAGGCCGCGTTCGACGCCTACCGCATCGAGGGCGTGCACCCGGCCGGCGTGCTGGTGTCGCTGGATGTGCCGAACAACTTCCCGCAGTTGCCGATCCGCACCGACGGACCGTTCCTGGTCTGGCTGGGCGTGGTCAGGGACGAGGCCACGCTGGACCGCCGGCTCGCGCCGATCCTGGCGTCCGCCGAACGATCGCTGGTGACGGGTGGCCTCCTGCGCGGTGCGCCAGAGCGCGTGGTGATGGACCCGACTCCGCGCTCGCGCCTGCGCTGGCTTGCCGGTGCGGGCGCCGGGGTTTCACCATGA
- a CDS encoding LysE family translocator — MNHVEQLWLFFALVFGIVVLPGLDMAFVLGSTLAGGRRRGFAALAGIVAGGVCHVVMTALGISVLLKWIPGAFNALLLAGALYIAWIGLSLMRSDAAPAMRPDAPRRSHAATFRQGMLTCLLNPKACLFMLAIFPQFLRPEYGPIAAQALVLWLIIALNQLCVYGGLALMADRARAWLQGKPEAGMLATRCVGALLIAAAMFTGVEGWRGA, encoded by the coding sequence ATGAACCACGTCGAGCAACTGTGGCTGTTCTTCGCGCTGGTCTTCGGCATCGTGGTGCTGCCCGGCCTGGACATGGCCTTCGTGCTGGGCAGCACGCTGGCCGGGGGACGCCGCCGCGGCTTCGCCGCGCTGGCCGGCATCGTCGCCGGCGGCGTATGCCATGTCGTGATGACCGCGCTGGGCATCAGCGTGCTGCTGAAGTGGATCCCCGGCGCATTCAACGCGCTGCTGCTGGCCGGCGCGCTGTACATCGCCTGGATCGGCCTCTCGCTGATGCGCAGCGACGCTGCGCCGGCGATGCGGCCGGATGCCCCACGGCGCTCGCACGCGGCGACGTTCCGCCAGGGCATGCTGACCTGCCTGCTCAACCCCAAGGCCTGTCTGTTCATGCTGGCCATCTTTCCGCAGTTCCTGCGCCCGGAGTACGGCCCGATCGCGGCGCAGGCGCTGGTCCTGTGGCTGATCATCGCGCTCAACCAGTTATGCGTTTACGGCGGGCTGGCCTTGATGGCCGACCGCGCCCGCGCATGGCTGCAAGGCAAGCCGGAAGCCGGGATGCTGGCGACCCGTTGCGTGGGCGCCTTGCTGATCGCGGCAGCCATGTTCACCGGCGTCGAGGGATGGCGCGGGGCGTAG
- a CDS encoding 5'-nucleotidase, whose protein sequence is MNTPVSSPDVHDPAAVGDNRLVVAISSRALFDLGDSHALFEREGLDAYRSFQIEHEDEILQPGVAFPLVQKLLGLNKLAGDVPPVEVILLSRNSGDTGLRIFNAIQHYGLEISRAAFTSGAPTSDYIAPFKADLFLSANAEDVGRALAAGVAAATILPSTAPPRAGEQLRIAFDGDAVIFGDEGERVSREEGLEAFHRSETEHAAEPLSVGPFRGFLTALHHLQTAFPAEDSPIRTALVTARSAPAHKRVILTLRKWGVRIDEALFLGGRDKGPFLDAFGADIFFDDSPANVESARKHVATGHVPHGVSNR, encoded by the coding sequence GTGAACACGCCCGTTTCGTCTCCCGATGTCCATGATCCCGCCGCCGTCGGCGACAACCGGCTGGTGGTCGCGATTTCCTCGCGCGCGTTGTTCGACCTCGGCGACAGCCATGCGCTGTTCGAACGCGAAGGCCTCGACGCCTACCGCTCGTTCCAGATCGAGCACGAGGATGAAATCCTGCAGCCCGGCGTGGCCTTCCCGCTGGTGCAGAAGCTGCTGGGGCTGAACAAGCTGGCCGGCGACGTGCCACCGGTCGAGGTGATCCTGCTGTCGCGCAACTCCGGCGACACCGGCCTGCGCATCTTCAACGCGATCCAGCACTACGGCCTGGAGATCAGCCGCGCCGCGTTCACCAGCGGCGCGCCGACTTCCGACTACATCGCGCCGTTCAAGGCCGACCTGTTCCTCTCGGCCAACGCCGAGGACGTCGGCCGCGCGCTCGCCGCCGGCGTGGCCGCGGCGACCATCCTGCCCAGCACCGCGCCACCGCGCGCCGGCGAGCAGTTGCGCATCGCGTTCGACGGCGACGCGGTGATCTTCGGCGACGAGGGCGAACGCGTGTCGCGCGAGGAAGGCCTGGAAGCCTTCCATCGCAGCGAGACCGAGCACGCCGCCGAGCCGTTGTCGGTCGGTCCGTTCCGCGGCTTCCTCACCGCGCTGCATCACCTGCAGACCGCGTTCCCCGCCGAGGATTCGCCGATCCGCACCGCCCTGGTTACCGCCCGTTCCGCGCCCGCGCACAAGCGGGTGATCCTCACCCTGCGCAAGTGGGGCGTGCGCATCGACGAGGCGCTGTTCCTCGGCGGCCGCGACAAGGGGCCGTTCCTCGACGCGTTCGGCGCGGACATTTTCTTCGACGATTCACCGGCGAACGTGGAGTCCGCGCGCAAGCACGTGGCGACCGGGCACGTGCCGCACGGGGTCAGCAACCGCTGA
- a CDS encoding NAD kinase yields the protein MRFAFVASDISVAQQARRKLAERYGDVPPEQAELIVALGGDGFMLRTLHAYRALEVPVYGMKLGRVGFLMNKHRLDGLPERIARAHTASLFPLQMEVTDAAGNEHTALAFNEVSLLRQSNQAAHLEVQLNGTVKLPNLTCDGIMVATPAGSTAYNLSAHGPILPLDANVLALTPISPFRPRRWRGAILPHRTEVILRVLDPGKRPVSATADFHEVRDVRTVAIRQSGGQGVRLLFDPEHNLEQRILDEQFAAE from the coding sequence ATGCGCTTTGCCTTCGTCGCCAGTGACATCAGCGTCGCCCAGCAGGCGCGGCGCAAGCTGGCGGAGCGCTATGGCGACGTGCCGCCGGAGCAGGCCGAGCTGATCGTGGCGCTGGGCGGCGACGGCTTCATGCTGCGCACCCTGCATGCGTATCGCGCGCTGGAAGTGCCGGTCTACGGCATGAAGCTGGGCCGGGTCGGCTTCCTGATGAACAAGCACAGGCTCGACGGCCTGCCGGAGCGGATCGCGCGTGCGCACACGGCGTCGCTGTTCCCGCTGCAGATGGAGGTCACCGATGCGGCCGGCAACGAGCACACGGCGCTGGCGTTCAACGAAGTCTCGCTGCTGCGCCAGAGCAACCAGGCCGCGCACCTGGAGGTGCAACTCAACGGCACCGTGAAGCTGCCGAACCTGACCTGCGACGGCATCATGGTGGCCACCCCGGCCGGTTCCACCGCCTACAACCTGTCCGCGCACGGCCCGATCCTGCCGCTGGATGCGAACGTGCTGGCGCTCACCCCGATCAGTCCGTTCCGCCCACGCCGCTGGCGCGGCGCGATCCTGCCACACCGCACCGAAGTGATCCTGCGCGTGCTCGACCCCGGCAAGCGCCCGGTCAGCGCCACCGCCGATTTCCACGAAGTGCGCGACGTGCGCACGGTGGCGATCCGCCAGTCCGGCGGGCAGGGCGTGCGGCTGTTGTTCGATCCCGAGCACAACCTGGAGCAGCGCATCCTCGACGAGCAGTTCGCGGCGGAATGA